Proteins from a single region of Lentimicrobium saccharophilum:
- a CDS encoding T9SS type A sorting domain-containing protein gives MKKFLLLISGFISLSVIQAQIINIPADYPTIQMGINAANEGDTVLVQPGVYNEYLDFNGKEITVTSLFLTTLDTSYISQTVITGNSSEDKVIVFENDETPQAQLIGFRITNGMANAGYAIYCDYASPTLKYLKIDGTLNPSNYFQGIYCNHSESLIDDIQIVSVKCVWAVDLRESNMVISNFIISNNSHLDDGYGIFCRYTSLILEDGLITHNPGGISCEYSDVRFHGITITNNNGAGIICYDSNIEFDSVNRCNIYGNIDFYDPCERQINSNSHIDLILDTFSVIHPTGYYLYPVENFTYDILHGLQEQLEADVYISPQGDDKNSGLTPGEPFRTIRHASRVLISDSLHPRTIHLLDGTYSKATNDEIFPVALFDHISLKGSSPVDVILNGEDSSVYKHIISLTAGKNNSVSGITVTNGHGIYCSKSVFEMENITVTNNSQTLFLGGAGVLIENSTGILKKILFENNRSWLGGAICADYSDLIMDNLIITGNYAEGGGMGGGIYLHDSKAKIENSTISLNIADREGGGVYLDNSDASFFATSIDHNRSSDTVYHSYTVGGGVSCYDSNPVFQSCLFTGNSAITGTVLYIAAGSHPQFINCTLTENEQSGPGFFEKYLVWGDNSPGNIITFYNSIIYANDSCDNSMLGGVVATYSDIQTNGHVWPGEGNINEDPLFLNSGDHPYQLSTGSPCIDAGTPDTTDLALPMWDLMGNYRLWDGDMDGDTIVDMGAYEFGSVGVGTEFNLQPSTFNISCYPNPFSEIVHFEYEIVNPSPVSIRVFNVVGELVAVLSDGILAEGQHQIIWNTANLPAGLYFCRVQSGQKMEAFKIVKQ, from the coding sequence ATGAAAAAATTTTTACTGCTTATTTCAGGATTTATTTCACTGAGTGTCATCCAGGCCCAGATCATCAACATCCCGGCGGATTACCCGACGATTCAAATGGGAATTAATGCAGCCAATGAGGGAGACACTGTGTTGGTTCAGCCAGGTGTTTATAATGAGTATCTTGATTTCAACGGCAAGGAGATCACCGTGACATCTCTGTTCCTGACCACCCTGGACACCTCTTATATATCGCAAACCGTGATTACAGGCAACAGCAGCGAGGACAAAGTTATTGTTTTTGAAAACGATGAAACGCCCCAGGCACAATTGATCGGATTCAGAATAACGAACGGAATGGCAAACGCCGGCTACGCAATCTATTGTGATTATGCCAGCCCGACCTTAAAATACCTTAAGATCGATGGCACGCTGAATCCCTCAAATTACTTTCAGGGAATTTATTGCAATCATTCAGAATCATTGATAGATGATATTCAAATTGTTTCAGTTAAATGTGTTTGGGCTGTAGACCTGAGAGAATCGAACATGGTCATTAGCAATTTTATAATTTCTAATAATTCACATTTAGATGATGGTTATGGAATTTTTTGCCGATATACAAGTTTGATACTTGAAGACGGTTTGATAACACACAATCCGGGAGGCATCTCTTGTGAATATTCCGATGTCCGGTTTCACGGCATAACAATCACTAACAACAATGGCGCAGGAATAATATGCTATGATTCAAATATAGAATTCGACAGTGTGAACCGCTGCAATATTTATGGCAACATTGATTTTTATGATCCATGCGAAAGACAGATTAATTCAAATTCTCATATCGACCTAATACTCGATACCTTCAGTGTAATCCATCCGACCGGGTATTATCTGTACCCTGTTGAAAATTTCACTTATGATATTTTGCACGGATTGCAGGAACAGCTCGAGGCTGATGTATATATTTCTCCCCAGGGCGATGATAAAAACAGCGGATTGACACCGGGCGAACCTTTCAGAACCATCCGGCATGCTTCCAGGGTGCTTATTTCCGACAGCCTGCATCCGCGCACGATCCACCTGCTGGATGGCACATACAGCAAAGCTACGAACGACGAGATATTTCCAGTTGCCCTGTTTGATCATATAAGCCTTAAAGGTTCTTCCCCTGTAGATGTCATCCTTAATGGAGAAGATTCTTCTGTTTACAAGCATATTATCTCTTTAACCGCGGGAAAGAATAATTCTGTTTCAGGGATCACCGTGACTAATGGACATGGGATATATTGTTCAAAATCAGTCTTTGAGATGGAGAATATTACCGTGACAAATAATTCTCAAACGCTTTTTTTAGGGGGGGCGGGGGTACTTATTGAAAATTCAACGGGGATTTTAAAAAAGATTCTATTTGAAAACAACCGTTCCTGGCTGGGAGGCGCCATCTGTGCAGATTATTCGGACTTGATCATGGACAATCTGATCATAACAGGAAACTATGCAGAAGGTGGAGGTATGGGGGGGGGTATCTATCTTCATGATAGCAAAGCTAAAATAGAAAATTCAACAATTTCCTTAAATATTGCAGATAGAGAGGGAGGGGGAGTTTACCTAGATAATTCCGATGCCAGTTTTTTCGCAACATCCATTGACCATAACAGGTCATCAGATACTGTATATCATTCTTATACCGTGGGGGGCGGTGTAAGTTGTTACGACTCAAACCCGGTGTTTCAAAGCTGCCTATTTACCGGGAATTCGGCTATTACAGGCACGGTATTGTACATCGCAGCGGGTTCACATCCACAGTTCATCAATTGCACCCTCACCGAAAATGAACAAAGCGGCCCGGGTTTTTTTGAGAAATACCTGGTTTGGGGTGATAATTCTCCCGGAAACATAATCACCTTCTACAATTCCATTATTTATGCCAACGACAGCTGTGATAATTCCATGCTCGGTGGTGTTGTTGCCACATATTCCGACATTCAGACGAATGGACATGTGTGGCCTGGAGAAGGAAACATCAACGAGGATCCGCTATTTCTCAATTCAGGCGATCATCCGTACCAGCTTTCCACTGGCTCCCCCTGCATCGATGCCGGCACTCCGGATACTACCGATCTGGCCCTGCCAATGTGGGACCTGATGGGCAATTACCGCCTCTGGGATGGCGACATGGATGGCGACACCATCGTCGACATGGGAGCGTACGAATTCGGATCGGTAGGAGTTGGCACTGAATTCAACCTTCAACCATCAACCTTCAACATTTCCTGCTATCCCAATCCCTTTTCCGAAATAGTACATTTTGAATATGAAATTGTAAATCCCTCTCCGGTCAGCATCCGGGTTTTCAACGTCGTAGGGGAATTGGTGGCTGTTTTGTCAGATGGCATCCTGGCGGAAGGGCAGCACCAGATTATCTGGAATACGGCGAATCTGCCGGCAGGATTGTATTTCTGCAGGGTGCAGTCGGGGCAGAAAATGGAAGCGTTCAAGATAGTCAAACAATGA
- a CDS encoding AAA family ATPase — protein sequence MTLKRNLVNGQSTTLVAIRRIGKTGLIRHLLAQLPAGHTGIYLDILPTESMKELLNALATAVFSTIPEQSKPGKLILDFIKSLRPVIVFDPLTGFPQLTVDVRPGEAERHIRSVLGCLEAYPEKVIIAIDEFQQIMNYPEKNTDAFLRSIIQSLSNVRFIFSGSQQHLMMQLFADPSRPFYQSTGFLKIDKIDADEYVAFIRHHFQHRGHKIEDETIRAMMEWADLHTYYVQLLCNRVFASAGKNVDDELWKQQAARLLLEQEIVFFKYRDLLTKQQWALLKAIAHEGKVFYPTSKDFISKYDLGSPATVLRSLQALQQKEMIYSDYNKEGQMFYSVYDVLFRRWMQGK from the coding sequence ATGACCCTTAAAAGAAACCTGGTCAACGGACAATCAACCACCCTGGTTGCCATTCGCAGGATAGGCAAAACCGGATTGATCCGGCATTTGCTGGCCCAACTCCCTGCTGGTCACACGGGGATCTACCTGGATATTCTTCCTACAGAAAGCATGAAGGAATTATTAAACGCGCTGGCCACAGCTGTTTTTTCCACCATTCCGGAGCAGTCGAAACCTGGTAAACTGATTCTTGATTTCATAAAATCACTGAGACCGGTCATTGTTTTTGACCCGTTGACCGGATTTCCTCAGCTCACCGTGGATGTAAGGCCTGGTGAGGCTGAACGGCACATCCGGTCCGTGCTTGGATGCCTTGAGGCTTATCCGGAGAAAGTCATCATTGCCATTGATGAATTTCAGCAAATCATGAATTATCCCGAAAAAAATACGGATGCTTTTCTGAGAAGCATTATCCAGTCTCTCAGCAATGTCCGGTTTATCTTTTCCGGTAGCCAGCAGCATCTGATGATGCAACTTTTCGCCGATCCTTCGCGGCCTTTTTACCAAAGTACCGGTTTTCTGAAAATTGATAAGATTGACGCTGATGAATATGTTGCTTTTATTCGTCATCACTTTCAGCACAGAGGCCATAAGATTGAAGATGAAACCATTCGCGCCATGATGGAGTGGGCCGACCTTCATACCTATTATGTTCAATTGCTTTGTAACCGGGTGTTTGCATCTGCCGGTAAAAATGTGGATGATGAACTATGGAAACAACAGGCCGCCCGCCTGCTCCTTGAACAGGAGATTGTTTTCTTCAAATACCGGGATCTGCTTACGAAGCAGCAATGGGCACTGCTCAAAGCCATTGCTCATGAAGGTAAGGTTTTTTATCCCACTTCAAAAGATTTTATTTCGAAGTATGACCTGGGAAGCCCGGCAACTGTATTGAGGTCATTGCAAGCCTTACAGCAAAAGGAAATGATTTATTCGGATTATAACAAAGAAGGACAGATGTTTTACAGCGTTTATGATGTGTTGTTCAGGCGCTGGATGCAGGGGAAGTAA
- the bcp gene encoding thioredoxin-dependent thiol peroxidase, producing the protein MSKFKPGDQAPAFSGKDQSGNVVSLESFRGSKVVLYFYPKDDTPGCTAEACSLRDNYEALLARGYKVVGVSPDSEKSHQKFIDKYELPFPLISDTEKKILQDYGVWGRKKFMGREYDGVIRTTFIIDEKGMIEEVIEKVDTKNHAAQVLKD; encoded by the coding sequence ATGAGCAAATTTAAACCCGGCGATCAGGCGCCGGCCTTCAGTGGAAAGGATCAGTCAGGGAATGTGGTAAGTCTTGAAAGCTTCCGTGGCAGTAAAGTGGTATTGTATTTTTATCCCAAGGACGACACCCCCGGCTGTACGGCCGAAGCGTGCAGCCTGCGCGATAACTATGAGGCATTGCTGGCCCGCGGTTACAAAGTGGTGGGTGTAAGCCCCGACAGCGAAAAATCGCACCAGAAGTTTATCGATAAATACGAATTGCCTTTCCCGCTGATTTCCGACACCGAAAAGAAGATCCTTCAGGATTACGGCGTATGGGGCCGCAAGAAGTTTATGGGCCGCGAATACGACGGCGTGATCCGCACCACATTTATCATTGATGAAAAAGGCATGATTGAGGAAGTGATCGAAAAGGTGGATACCAAAAACCACGCGGCTCAGGTGCTGAAGGACTGA
- the recA gene encoding recombinase RecA, with translation MSKDQKENNLEKLKALQLTLDKIEKSYGKGTIMKLGDAPVEEMPSISTGSIALDTALGVNGLPKGRVVEIYGPESSGKTTLALHAVAESQKQGGIAAFIDAEHAFDRYYAQKLGVNIDDLLVSQPDNGEQALEIAENLIRSGAIDIIVIDSVAALTPRSEIEGEMGDSKVGLQARLMSQALRKLTSTISKTGCCCIFINQLREKIGIMFGNPETTTGGNALKFYASIRLDIRRVSQIKENDAAVGNRVRVKVVKNKVAPPFRQAEFDIIFGEGISKTGEIVDLGVDYNIIKKSGSWFSYGDTKLGQGRDAVKKLLLDNPELAEELEGKVRDALKNPAS, from the coding sequence ATGAGTAAAGATCAGAAAGAAAACAATCTGGAAAAGTTAAAGGCGCTTCAGCTGACCCTTGATAAGATTGAAAAGTCATACGGTAAAGGAACCATAATGAAACTGGGGGATGCCCCGGTTGAAGAGATGCCGAGCATTTCGACCGGCTCCATCGCGCTTGACACTGCCCTGGGAGTGAACGGACTTCCCAAAGGCCGGGTGGTGGAGATTTACGGACCGGAGTCGTCCGGTAAAACCACCCTTGCCCTGCATGCGGTGGCCGAATCACAGAAGCAGGGAGGCATTGCCGCGTTTATCGACGCCGAGCACGCTTTCGACAGGTATTATGCACAGAAGCTGGGCGTAAATATTGACGACCTGCTGGTTTCGCAGCCCGATAATGGTGAGCAGGCCCTTGAGATTGCCGAGAACCTGATCCGTTCTGGCGCCATCGACATCATTGTGATTGACTCCGTGGCGGCCCTTACCCCCCGCAGCGAGATCGAGGGCGAGATGGGCGATTCAAAGGTGGGACTGCAGGCCAGGCTGATGTCGCAGGCGCTGCGCAAGCTGACCTCTACCATCAGCAAAACAGGTTGCTGCTGCATCTTTATCAACCAGTTGCGCGAAAAAATCGGAATTATGTTCGGTAATCCCGAAACCACCACGGGCGGTAATGCGCTGAAATTCTACGCTTCCATCAGGCTGGATATCCGCAGGGTTTCCCAGATCAAGGAAAATGATGCTGCCGTAGGAAACCGCGTAAGGGTAAAGGTCGTCAAAAACAAGGTGGCGCCGCCTTTCCGTCAGGCAGAATTTGACATTATTTTCGGAGAGGGTATTTCAAAGACAGGTGAAATCGTCGACCTGGGCGTAGATTACAACATCATCAAAAAAAGCGGTTCATGGTTCAGCTACGGCGATACCAAGCTTGGCCAGGGCCGCGATGCCGTGAAGAAACTCCTGCTCGACAATCCCGAACTTGCCGAAGAACTGGAAGGGAAGGTGCGTGATGCGCTGAAGAATCCGGCAAGCTAG
- a CDS encoding tetratricopeptide repeat protein, translated as MPAFSYRSILVIAAFAACLFFFGSSCKRSGKVAAVAEQQVADTIADDLTRLNQLVNASPSDTKPYMERARYFAGKGQENEALADINRALSIDGNNPEVYAALSDVYMYSGKMQRALDALKKAKELAPGAGVYDVKMARLYLTMSDYKQTFNALREGLRKDPDNAEAFFISGLANEEMGDTLKAIDSYQMAVDKNQNYYDALKQLGILMAERKNKLAVDYLRNAARVRPGVPDPLYVLGMYYQENGEPDKALSVYEEILIIDGNYKLAYYNKGYVHLVYKEEYAEAVSAFSRAIEIDGEYTDAYYNRGFAYELMGDLAGARKDYERVLRMKVNDDKAIEGLNRLDALKQ; from the coding sequence ATGCCAGCTTTTTCTTACAGGTCAATCCTTGTTATTGCCGCGTTTGCCGCGTGTCTTTTCTTTTTTGGTTCATCATGTAAAAGGTCCGGAAAGGTTGCTGCCGTTGCGGAGCAGCAGGTTGCCGATACCATTGCCGATGACCTTACCCGCCTCAATCAGTTGGTAAACGCTTCGCCTTCGGATACAAAGCCCTATATGGAGAGGGCGCGGTATTTTGCTGGCAAAGGACAGGAAAACGAGGCCCTGGCGGATATCAACAGGGCGCTTTCGATTGACGGAAACAATCCGGAGGTTTACGCGGCCTTGTCGGATGTGTATATGTATTCCGGCAAGATGCAGCGCGCGCTGGATGCCCTGAAGAAAGCAAAGGAACTGGCCCCGGGCGCCGGCGTCTACGACGTTAAGATGGCCCGTCTTTACCTTACCATGAGTGATTACAAGCAGACTTTCAATGCTTTGCGCGAAGGTCTGCGCAAAGACCCGGATAATGCCGAAGCATTTTTTATCAGCGGCCTGGCCAACGAAGAGATGGGGGATACCCTGAAAGCCATTGACAGCTACCAGATGGCCGTAGATAAGAATCAGAATTATTATGATGCCCTGAAACAGCTGGGCATATTAATGGCAGAGCGCAAAAACAAACTGGCGGTGGATTACCTCAGAAACGCTGCCAGGGTGAGGCCCGGCGTTCCAGATCCCCTTTATGTGCTGGGGATGTATTATCAGGAGAACGGGGAGCCCGACAAAGCGCTCAGCGTTTATGAAGAAATCCTGATCATAGACGGAAATTACAAGCTGGCTTACTATAACAAGGGTTACGTTCACCTGGTTTACAAAGAAGAGTATGCCGAGGCGGTGAGCGCGTTCAGCCGGGCGATTGAAATCGATGGTGAATATACCGATGCTTATTATAACCGTGGTTTTGCCTATGAACTGATGGGCGACCTGGCCGGTGCCCGCAAGGATTATGAAAGGGTGCTCCGGATGAAGGTAAACGACGATAAAGCCATTGAAGGACTGAACAGGCTGGATGCCCTGAAGCAATAA
- a CDS encoding Hpt domain-containing protein, producing the protein MVNKQVFLETYHYFDKSVIIEIIDIFLDEYQGKLEKLYNDVKARDFTGLRFTAHNLKGVVANFSAPSLLEMVKNFEKSAAELIETNGAGFDEATVVQVIDNIRASLLEMAGDLTQIRAELVQQA; encoded by the coding sequence ATGGTAAACAAACAAGTCTTCCTCGAAACCTATCATTATTTTGATAAATCGGTGATCATCGAGATCATTGATATTTTTCTGGATGAATATCAGGGAAAACTGGAAAAACTTTACAACGATGTAAAGGCAAGGGATTTTACCGGGCTCCGTTTCACCGCCCATAACCTGAAGGGGGTGGTTGCCAATTTCTCGGCCCCGTCGTTGCTTGAAATGGTTAAAAACTTCGAGAAATCAGCCGCCGAACTGATTGAGACAAACGGTGCCGGCTTCGACGAAGCCACCGTAGTACAGGTGATTGACAACATCAGGGCTTCGTTGCTCGAAATGGCCGGCGATCTTACTCAGATCAGGGCTGAGCTGGTACAGCAAGCTTAA
- a CDS encoding FeoB-associated Cys-rich membrane protein codes for MEQYQEIIVLIIVGVAASIAGYKLYRKFTNPLSGCSGCASDCSGCQLQDLKKEIEEKKRLKEAREQQFQVTE; via the coding sequence ATGGAACAATATCAGGAAATCATCGTACTCATCATCGTTGGCGTTGCGGCTTCCATTGCCGGCTATAAGCTGTACCGCAAATTCACCAACCCGCTCAGCGGATGTTCCGGTTGCGCCAGCGATTGCTCAGGTTGCCAGCTGCAGGACCTGAAAAAGGAAATCGAAGAAAAGAAACGCCTGAAAGAGGCCAGAGAACAGCAATTTCAGGTAACGGAATAG
- a CDS encoding M50 family metallopeptidase yields the protein MKAFILQLNEAQVFYATLLLAVILIRVPLIGVYFRTVNTLFHENGHALAAMLLSGEVNRIELKNDTSGTALTKTPSAIRAMLVAFSGYPFATLCAALFFWLSGSGYEKAGLLILISLALINLILFVRNTYGIIWLLTFSGIILLVNWLNLPLLTKVFFLCISQIVFAEAIISTLIVFYLGVTRPKKAGDVTILARLSHIPAAIWAILITGIGAGISWFVILRFFPAPAQLFY from the coding sequence ATGAAAGCGTTTATATTGCAACTCAATGAAGCGCAGGTGTTTTATGCCACCCTGCTCCTGGCGGTCATCCTGATCCGGGTCCCGCTGATCGGGGTGTATTTCAGGACCGTCAACACCCTGTTCCACGAGAACGGCCATGCTCTGGCGGCCATGCTGCTCAGCGGAGAGGTGAACCGCATCGAATTAAAGAATGACACATCCGGTACCGCACTCACAAAAACACCCTCTGCAATCAGGGCCATGCTGGTTGCCTTTTCGGGATACCCTTTTGCCACCCTCTGCGCAGCCCTCTTTTTCTGGCTATCAGGCAGCGGATACGAAAAAGCCGGCTTGCTGATCCTGATTTCACTGGCATTGATCAACCTTATCCTCTTTGTCAGAAATACCTACGGGATAATATGGCTGCTCACCTTTTCAGGGATAATCCTGCTGGTAAACTGGCTGAACCTGCCATTGCTCACAAAAGTATTCTTCCTGTGCATCAGCCAGATTGTGTTTGCCGAAGCAATCATCTCCACCCTGATAGTCTTTTATCTGGGCGTCACCAGGCCAAAGAAAGCCGGAGATGTTACCATCCTTGCCCGGCTCAGTCATATCCCCGCTGCCATCTGGGCAATCCTGATTACAGGCATAGGGGCAGGCATCTCCTGGTTCGTGATTCTGCGCTTTTTCCCGGCACCGGCTCAACTTTTTTACTGA
- the feoB gene encoding ferrous iron transport protein B produces MTLADLSPGEKGVITKVKGHGAFRKRILEMGFISGKQVGVIQRAPLMDPVEYNVMGYNVTLRNSEARLIEILTEQEAFEGHKLPSNGSMEGDLINTARKQGKIINVALVGNPNSGKTTLFNYASGSRERVGNYSGVTVDAKEARFRKGDYTFIVTDLPGTYSISAYSPEELYVRDHITESFPDVVVNIIDSSNLERNLYLTTQLIDMDIRMVGVLNMYDELEKGGNKLDYNQLGRLLGIPFVPTVGSKGKGIDELFQKIIDVYEDRDKTRRHIHINYGTVIEPGISHIQSKLRQPGNFHLLDKVSSRFIAIKLIEKDRATEVLTEQLGNFGEIIEAVDQQITRIENELKQDTESLIADAKYGFIAGALRETFSANPVVQRKKSEVVDTIITHKVWGIPIFIFLMYLTFYGTFKLGQYPMEWIESLVEVTSSWLESGLPDGMLKDLFIQGIVGGVGGVIIFLPNILLLYLFISLMEDTGYMARAVFIMDKIMHRIGLHGKSFIPLLMGFGCNVPAILSTRIIESRRDRLITMLINPFMSCSARLPVYILFISAFFVSHQGAILFSMYTIGVLLAIGSALLFKKAIFKQPDMPFVMELPPYRTPTLRTILKHMWSRAEQYLRKIGGVILVASIIIWALGYFPRETAEDYRYDNRISTIRDQYSKQILQTQHPEEVIARLKAEEETEVNQVLNEKESHRQLNSYIGRLGHFIEPVMRPLGFDWKMSVALLTGVAAKEITVGTLGVLYQAGDDTDEHSASLITKIQQQTYHDGPRKGEKVFTPLVAFSFMLFILIYFPCVAVVAAIKKESGNWRWALFIVVYTTTLAYLASLAVFQIGSLLL; encoded by the coding sequence TTGACACTTGCAGATCTCTCACCGGGCGAAAAGGGCGTAATCACCAAAGTTAAGGGTCACGGTGCATTCCGTAAACGTATCCTGGAGATGGGTTTTATTTCCGGAAAGCAGGTCGGGGTAATCCAGCGTGCACCCCTGATGGACCCCGTAGAGTACAATGTGATGGGTTACAATGTGACCCTGCGCAACAGCGAAGCCCGGCTGATTGAAATTCTTACCGAACAGGAAGCTTTCGAAGGTCATAAGCTTCCGTCGAATGGTTCGATGGAAGGCGATCTGATCAACACCGCCAGAAAACAAGGCAAAATTATCAATGTCGCCCTGGTCGGAAATCCGAATTCCGGTAAAACCACCCTGTTTAATTACGCTTCCGGATCGCGGGAGCGGGTCGGTAATTACTCAGGGGTAACCGTGGATGCCAAAGAAGCCAGATTCCGCAAGGGCGATTACACCTTTATTGTTACTGACCTGCCCGGCACTTATTCCATCAGTGCCTACAGTCCTGAAGAACTATATGTGAGAGACCACATCACCGAGTCTTTCCCCGATGTCGTGGTCAACATCATCGACAGCTCCAACCTCGAGCGCAACCTCTACCTCACCACCCAGCTGATTGATATGGACATCCGGATGGTGGGCGTGCTGAATATGTACGATGAGCTGGAGAAGGGAGGCAACAAACTGGATTACAACCAGCTTGGCAGATTACTCGGCATCCCGTTTGTACCTACGGTCGGATCAAAGGGCAAAGGCATTGATGAGCTTTTCCAGAAGATTATTGATGTGTACGAAGACCGCGACAAAACACGCAGGCATATCCACATCAATTACGGAACTGTGATTGAGCCGGGCATCTCACACATACAATCGAAGCTCCGCCAACCGGGAAATTTCCATCTGCTCGACAAGGTATCCTCTCGTTTTATTGCCATCAAGCTGATCGAGAAAGACAGGGCCACCGAAGTGCTCACTGAACAGCTCGGGAATTTCGGAGAGATCATTGAAGCTGTTGACCAGCAGATCACCCGTATCGAAAATGAGCTCAAACAGGATACCGAAAGTCTGATTGCAGATGCCAAATACGGGTTTATTGCCGGGGCGCTGCGCGAAACGTTTTCGGCAAATCCCGTTGTGCAGCGGAAGAAGAGCGAGGTGGTCGACACCATCATCACGCACAAGGTGTGGGGGATTCCCATCTTTATCTTTCTTATGTACCTGACATTTTACGGTACTTTCAAGCTGGGGCAGTATCCCATGGAATGGATTGAAAGCCTGGTGGAGGTGACTTCCTCATGGCTCGAATCCGGGCTTCCCGACGGGATGCTGAAAGACCTTTTTATTCAGGGGATTGTGGGTGGCGTTGGCGGCGTGATTATCTTTCTGCCCAATATACTGCTGCTCTATCTCTTTATTTCGCTGATGGAGGATACCGGTTATATGGCCAGGGCCGTTTTCATCATGGATAAGATCATGCACCGCATCGGCCTGCACGGCAAGTCGTTTATCCCCCTGCTGATGGGATTTGGCTGTAATGTTCCGGCCATCCTCTCCACCCGCATCATCGAGAGCCGCCGCGACCGCCTGATTACCATGCTGATCAATCCTTTTATGTCATGCAGCGCGCGCCTGCCCGTTTACATCCTGTTTATCAGCGCCTTCTTTGTAAGTCACCAGGGAGCCATTCTGTTCTCCATGTATACCATCGGGGTATTGCTGGCGATCGGTTCTGCCCTGCTGTTCAAGAAAGCCATTTTCAAGCAGCCCGACATGCCCTTTGTAATGGAGCTGCCGCCCTACCGCACCCCTACCCTGCGCACCATCCTGAAGCACATGTGGAGCCGTGCCGAGCAATATCTGCGTAAGATCGGCGGGGTAATTCTGGTGGCATCCATCATCATTTGGGCATTGGGGTATTTCCCCCGCGAAACAGCCGAGGACTACAGATACGATAACCGGATATCCACCATCCGCGATCAGTATTCAAAGCAGATTCTTCAGACTCAGCATCCTGAGGAAGTAATTGCCCGGCTGAAGGCGGAAGAAGAAACGGAGGTAAATCAGGTACTGAATGAAAAGGAGAGTCACCGTCAGCTGAACTCTTACATCGGCCGCCTCGGGCACTTCATCGAACCCGTGATGCGCCCGCTGGGATTCGACTGGAAAATGAGCGTTGCCCTGCTTACCGGCGTTGCCGCCAAAGAGATTACCGTCGGCACACTCGGCGTACTTTACCAGGCCGGCGATGATACGGATGAACATTCCGCCTCACTCATCACCAAGATACAGCAACAGACCTATCACGATGGTCCGCGTAAGGGTGAAAAGGTTTTTACACCGCTGGTGGCTTTCAGTTTTATGCTGTTTATCCTGATCTATTTCCCCTGCGTTGCCGTGGTGGCCGCGATCAAAAAAGAATCCGGCAACTGGCGCTGGGCGCTGTTTATCGTTGTTTACACCACCACCCTGGCTTACCTTGCCTCACTGGCGGTTTTCCAGATCGGCAGTCTGCTGCTTTAA
- a CDS encoding DUF5063 domain-containing protein — protein sequence MNEHPNNPVYSKQVIEMLTVANEYCLFMEKCDDYPKEDILSYCRHILPLIYLKGSLVKPLIPAEPDDAERFVTEESWESLFNTLRNKFYPDDHFWMCQDPRDENTEIEKNSLAEHLADIYQDMKDFVMLYQKNRHSARENAIAGIASYFMDHYGPAITKSLYALHLLETRA from the coding sequence ATGAATGAACATCCCAACAATCCGGTTTACAGCAAACAGGTGATAGAAATGCTCACCGTTGCCAATGAGTATTGCCTGTTTATGGAAAAATGCGATGACTATCCGAAAGAGGATATCCTCAGCTACTGCCGGCATATTCTTCCGTTGATATACCTCAAAGGCTCGCTGGTGAAACCCCTGATCCCGGCCGAACCGGATGATGCCGAACGCTTCGTAACCGAAGAAAGCTGGGAAAGCCTGTTCAACACGCTGCGCAACAAGTTTTATCCCGACGACCATTTCTGGATGTGCCAGGATCCGCGGGATGAAAACACAGAGATCGAAAAGAACAGCCTGGCAGAACACCTGGCCGATATTTATCAGGATATGAAAGACTTCGTGATGTTGTATCAGAAAAACCGCCATTCCGCCCGCGAGAATGCCATTGCCGGAATTGCATCCTACTTTATGGATCATTACGGGCCGGCCATAACAAAATCACTCTACGCCCTGCACCTGCTCGAAACCCGGGCTTAA